Below is a window of Gemmatimonadaceae bacterium DNA.
CGAAAAAGCTTTCGCGGATGTGGTGCAGGAACTGAGCCGGCGGGGCGGCGTCCGTCATGCGCTCGCGTTTGACGATGATGACGATGCGGCGGGTGTCTGTTACGAACAGGCGCTCGCGGATGCAAGCTCAACGCAGATCGAGGTTGAAGCCTTCGACCCCGAAATGCCCGCGCTGATCATTTACACTTCGGGCACGACCGGACACCCGAAGGGAGCCGTGCTCTCGCACCGGATGCTCGCGTGGAACTCCATCAACACGAACCTCGCGTGGGACATCGTTTCTACTGACATCACGACCGTTCACGCGCCGCTCTTCCACACCGGCGGCTTCAACGTGCTCACGCTGCCGTTGCTGCACATCGGCGCGAGCCTCCTTATCATGCCGACCTTCGACGCGGCGCGCGTGCTTGAAGTCATCGAGCAACACCGCTGCACCATCTTTTTCGGCGTGCCGACGATGTTTCAGATGATGCTCGAATCGCCGCGCTTCGCGACGACGGATTTCAGTTCCGTGCGCTACTTCATCTCCGGCGGCGCGCCGTGCCCCGTGCCGCTCATCGAAGCCTACCAACGGCGTGGCGTCTCGTTCGTGCAGGGCTACGGCTTAACTGAGGTCGGACCCAACTGCTTCAAGCTCGGTCTCGAAGACGCGGTCCGGAAAGCCGGCTCCATCGGCTTTCCGGTGCTGCACAGCGCGGCGCGCATTGTTGCCTCTGACGGCGGGGATGTCGCGTCAAATGAGGTCGGCGAACTATATTTGCGCGGCGGCCACGTCTGCTCCGGCTACTGGCGCAACGACGAGGCGACAGCGGAGGCACTGCGCGACGGATGGTTTCACACCGGCGACCTCGCGCGGCGGGACGAAGAGGGTTACTACTACATCGCCGGGCGCGCTAAAGACATGATCATCTCCGGCGGCGAAAACA
It encodes the following:
- a CDS encoding long-chain fatty acid--CoA ligase; its protein translation is LTYRQFDERATRLANYLRATTGVRSGDCVAVLSTNRAGILEAFFAAAKLTAVLAPLNYRLTASELEYILGDCQPKLLLYEKAFADVVQELSRRGGVRHALAFDDDDDAAGVCYEQALADASSTQIEVEAFDPEMPALIIYTSGTTGHPKGAVLSHRMLAWNSINTNLAWDIVSTDITTVHAPLFHTGGFNVLTLPLLHIGASLLIMPTFDAARVLEVIEQHRCTIFFGVPTMFQMMLESPRFATTDFSSVRYFISGGAPCPVPLIEAYQRRGVSFVQGYGLTEVGPNCFKLGLEDAVRKAGSIGFPVLHSAARIVASDGGDVASNEVGELYLRGGHVCSGYWRNDEATAEALRDGWFHTGDLARRDEEGYYYIAGRAKDMIISGGENIYPAEVEAVLHAHPAVASAALVGIPDTKWGEVPIAVIIKRDTATVTPAEIIEFCATRLARYKLPKQIFFVEEFPLSASGKVLKRTLKEHVENSLSSLPS